A genome region from Euphorbia lathyris chromosome 4, ddEupLath1.1, whole genome shotgun sequence includes the following:
- the LOC136225736 gene encoding uncharacterized protein, whose protein sequence is MGVRTLLLPLSQNCFTPIYSSENRFQRGYYYNNNNLRVFATKSDDGGNENKKDKKKKNKQSLFSSVTEALDFSQVRSEKDAELLEEARENTTSGTRMTREQYGALRRKIGGTYKDFFKSYVEVDGAYVEEGWVDKTCKVCKKDTQGEARQVDNFGRYVHVACQEKGKSGNFFTRLFSR, encoded by the exons atggGAGTTAgaactcttcttcttcccttatctCAAAACTGTTTCACTCCAATTTATTCATCAGAAAATAGGTTTCAGAGaggttattattataataataataacttgaGAGTTTTTGCGACGAAATCGGACGACGGCGGCAACGAAAATAAGAAGGAcaagaagaaaaagaataaaCAATCTTTGTTTAGCAGTGTAACTGAAGCTCTGGATTTCTCTCAAGTTCGGTCGGAAAAAGATGCTGAACTTCTTGAAGAAGCTAGAGAAAATACCACTTCCGGCACCAGAATGACTAGGGAACAA TATGGTGCTTTGAGAAGGAAAATTGGAGGGACATACAAGGATTTCTTCAAGTCATATGTTGAAG TGGATGGAGCATATGTAGAAGAGGGATGGGTTGATAAAACATGCAAAGTATGCAAGAAAGATACACAAGGAGAGGCAAGGCAAGTAGACAATTTTGGAAGATATGTTCATGTAGCATGTCAAGAAAAGGGcaaatctggaaatttcttcACCAGACTTTTCTCCAGATGA